The genomic region AGTTTATTTAATCTTCAGGCAGGGTTCTGGGACTTTGTGTATCCAAGAGCTGTTCTTGCTCTTGGTATGGCTTTTGTTATAACTCCTCTGGCAGCAATGACAGTAGCTTACATTCCAAAAGAAAAAATGCAGGATGCAACACCACTGAACGGTGTTATAAGAAACATAGGAGGTTCTGTAGGCACAGCAATAGTTACAACAATTGTTTCTCAGAGAGCTCAGTTTCATCAGTTTAGACTTATAGAAAATCTCACTCCCTATGATATTCCCTATCAAATAGCTATTGAAAAATTGAATGAGTATCTGCAGCCAAGAGCACTACTACCGCCTGAAGGAGCAATTTATAAGGAACTTATTAGACAGGCACAAGCAATTGCATTTAATGAAGCCTTTTGGATACTCAGCGTTGGAATGATTTCAATGCTTTTAACTATTATGTTTTTCCGGAGACCAATTTATAAAAAGAAAGGAGGTAGTCCAGATGTTGTCCATTAAAGGAAAAGTGGCACTCATAACAGGTGCATCAAAAGGCATAGGTTTGGCAACTGCTGAGAAATTCGCCCGTGAGGGAGCTAATCTTGTTTTAGTAGCAAGGTCTCGGGAGTTATTGAATAATTTAACTGAGAAACTTAAAACCTATGGAGCAAATGTTGTCAGTGTTTCAGCTGATCTTACAAAACCTGAAGAAGTTGAAAGAGCGTTTGAGGTGTTGAAAGATTCTTTTCAGAGACTTGATATTCTGATTAACAATGCTGGAAGGGGAATTTTTAACTACATTGAAAACGGTTCACCGGATGAATGGAAAGAAGTTATAGACCTGAATCTTACAGGGCTTATTCATTGCACCCATTTAGCTGTAAAAATGATGATTCCTCAGAGAAGTGGTCATATTGTGAATATTTCATCAGTAGCTGGAAGAGTTGGAATTCCGGGGTGGTCTGTTTACTGTGCTACGAAATGGGCTGTTATAGGTTTTTCTGAATCAATTCGTAAGGAGTTGATAAAATACAACATTCGTGTTACAGTAATAGAGCCAGGTGTTGTTGCAACTCAGTGGGGTGAAAATATGCCAGAAGAATGGATAAAAAGCAGAGGAGCAATGAGAGCACTAAAAGCTCATGACATTGCAGAGGCTATATACTATGTTGTAACCCAGCCCGAGCATGTCAGTATAAATGAAATACTTATAAGGCCATCAGAGCAGGAACGATGAGCCTTACTCATTTTGATGAAAAAGGACAGGCAAGGATGGTTGATGTTACAGGAAAACCTGTAACAGAGAGAATTGCTATCACTGAAGGCATTGTAAAGATGAAGCCTGAAACCTTAAAAATGATTTTAAATAGGGAAATTGCAAAAGGTGATGTTTTTCAGGTTGCCCGTCTTGCTGGAATTATGGCTGCAAAGATGACTCCCCATCTTATTCCGCTCTGTCATCCACTTCCAATTACCTCTGTTGAGATTGATTTTGAACCTGATGAAGAAAACTCTCAGGTAAAAATAAAAACCACTGTAAAAACAACATCGCAAACAGGAGTTGAGATGGAGGCAATGGTTGCAACCTCTTTAGCAGCGCTTACAGTATATGATATGTGTAAAGCAGTTGACAAAGAGATGATAATTGGAGATATAAAGCTTGTTTACAAAGCTGGAGGTAAAAGCGGAGAGTTTGTTAGAGTTTAATTTTCCTTATCTGAGTCTCCTCCGAAATAGAGCTGTCTTTCTACATATGGATTAAGTCTTATAAAAATAAAAATAGAATCTCCTTCCTTTTTATAAACTGTTTCAACTGGCTCGAGGATTCCAAATACCCAGGGAAAATAAATTGGTTTTAATTCATAACCTGCAAGATTTCCTCCAACTGATATGGCAGAGCATTTTATAGAACTCACATAAGCACTTTTTAAAATTTCCTCAGCTATTTTCAAAGCTTCTTTTTCGGTGAGATTTTCCATTGTTCTGTATTTAAACTCTGAAGCATAGGGAACTATTTTAACCATATCATCCACTTTATCAAGAACCAAGAAGGTTTCAGGGTCATTGATGAAGGAATTTGAGTAGATAATCAAATTAAATGAACCCTTAATATCAGCTACATTGCATTGATTGAGTAAAACTTCTCCATGTAAATTCAATGGCAGTATAAGGAGTCCGATAAATATTAATATTCTAATCAGCTTCACAAAAATATTATACTAAAAATTGAAAAATTTTTTCTGCAATCACTTGAGGATCGTGAATTTCTGTTATATCAAACCACATTATATCTTTTTCTTTTTTAAACCATGTAAACTGCCTCTTTGCATACATTTTTGTTCTTTTTTTTATAAGCCTAACTGCTTCCTCAAGGCTGTATAAATCAGCAAGACAGCCAGCTATCTCCTTGTAACCTATTGCCTGTAATGCCGGTAATGGGAAGTCTCCAGCTGCATTTTTCTTTATCAGGTTTAAAACATTTCTTACTTCTTCAATTAGTCCTTTTTTAATCATTTCATCAACTCTTTTTTCAATCAAGCTATATAGTTGTTTTCTGTTTCTTGTAAGTCCGATTTTTATAAAATCATAGGGCAGAGGTTTTGTAAGTTTTACATGAAACTCAGTAATATTTTTTTGCTCTTTAAAAAACACTTCCAGTGCCCTGATTGTTCTTCTTAAATCAGCGGGATTAATTTTTTTCGCATAATCAGGGTCAACTTTCTTCAGGAGCCCGTAAAGTTTGCCAGGTTGAGTTTTTTCTTCTTTCAGGAGTTGTTTTCTTAAACTCCAGTCAGCTTCAGGACCTTCAAAAATTCCTTCTGTCATGGCTCTCAGATAAAGCCCTGTACCACCAACAATCAATGGAATTTTATTTCTCTGAAAAATTTCTTCTATAATTTTTTTCACTTTTTCAATATATGTTCCTGTGCTGAAATACTCCCAGGGATTAACAATGTCTATCATGTGATGGACTACTTCCTTTCTTTGCTCTAAGGTAGGTTTTGCAGTACCGATATCCATGTATTTATAGATTTGCATTGAATCCGAGCTTATTATCTCAGCATTTAAAAGCTTAGCAAGCCTGATTGATACTTCTGTTTTTCCAACTCCTGTAGGTCCCAAAAGAATTAAAATTTTTCTTTTCATAGAATTTATTATACTTAAAAAGCCATTGATAAATTTTATTAATCTCTTTATAATTTAAGAAATGGATTTGGTAGCTTTACTTGGTTTAATCATCGGGATTGGTGCTATTATTGCCGGCAACATTGCTGAAGGGGGCACAACAGCACATCTTGTTCAGGCAGCAGCGGCTATTATTGTATTTGGAGGAACTCTGGGAGCTACTATTTTAAGCTTTCCATTGAAAGATATAATTACAGCCTTTGTTAGCTTAAAATTTATATTTTTCAGTAGAAATGTCAACTTTGAGGAGACCATAGAGACCATTCTTGATCTTCTGGTTATAGCCAGGAAAAGAGGGCTTCTGGCTTTACAGGAAGAAGTTGATAGAATTGATGACTCATTTTTAAAAAGAGGAATTACCTATGTAATTGATGGACTTTCTCCGAGCATTATTAAAGAATCACTTCAGCAAGAGATTTATGCCTATGAAGAAATTATAAGAAGAGCTGCCAGGGTTTATGATTCTGCAGGAGGATTTGCTCCAACTATTGGAATTATCGGAGCTATTCTTGGACTCATTCATGTTTTAAAAAATGTTACGGATCCATCAAAAATTGGTATAGGAATAGCAACAGCTTTTGTGGCAACTATTTATGGAGTTGGTTCTGCAAATCTTATATTTATTCCCATTGCAAAAAGAATAGTTAACAAGCTTGAAGATGAAATTCTTCTTATGGAACTCATGGTTGAAGGGATTCTTGGAATAGAAGCAGGAATGAATCCATACTTTTTAAGGGCAAAACTTGAATCCTTTGTTAGAGAGCGTCAGAAGGAAAGAATATGAAACCAAGAAAGAAAAATAACAACAACGAGGAAGAAAATATTCATCGCTGGCTTATATCATATTCTGATTTTCTAACTCTTCTGTTTACTTTTTTTGTGGCTCTCTATGCTCTGTCTACAGTTGATATTACAAAGGCTGAAAAAATGACCACTTCTTTAAGAAAAGTGTTCAAAGTTATTGATGAGCCAATATCATTTGAAGAAGACCGTAATAAAGCAATTATTGAAGACCTTAGAAAACTTTTAAATGATATTTCAGGAATAAACATAAAATCAGATGCCAGAGGTGTTGTAATAACTTTCCCAGATGCTCTTTTATTTAGCTCGGGTTCAGCTGAACTGAAACCTGAAGCTTATGATGCACTCACAAGAATTGCTGAAAAATTAAAGGAAATCCCGGGGAAAGTTGCAATAGAAGGGCATACTGACAATGTTCCAATAAGCTCTTCTATATATAAATCAAACTGGGAGCTATCTGCTGCAAGAGCCTCGTCAGTGCTACATTTTTTACTTCAAAAAGGACTCAATCCAGACAGATTTATGATCGCAGGTTATGGTGAATACAGGCCTGTTGCTTCCAATGATACTGAAGAGGGTAGAGCAAAAAACAGAAGGGTTGAACTTATCATACTCCGATGAGTATAATGGTAAATATGGAAGAAACATATCAGAGAATGAGAGAGTTTTCAAGAGTAGATGCCGTTATACCTCTTGGAGTTAGATTGATTTCTCCTGAAGAAAGACAAAAGGTAAAGGCAAGAATATCTGGAGAAGTAAGTTTCCCTCATACTCCTTCTGATGAGCCCTCGGATAAAGCAGTTGCTCAATGGATAAAACTCATCAACGCAAAGCTGGACTATCTAATTAATTTATGGAGCTTCAGGCAAGAGGGTTTTTGTGAACTTCCACTAACTGAGGTAAATATAAGCGGAGGTGGAATGAGTTTTATCTCTGATGCATCCTATAACAAAGGTGATATCCTTGAATTAAAGATGGTTCTTGAAGCACCTTCTCCTGTGGCATTATTTCTTTACGGA from Thermodesulfovibrio sp. 3907-1M harbors:
- the moaC gene encoding cyclic pyranopterin monophosphate synthase MoaC, translated to MSLTHFDEKGQARMVDVTGKPVTERIAITEGIVKMKPETLKMILNREIAKGDVFQVARLAGIMAAKMTPHLIPLCHPLPITSVEIDFEPDEENSQVKIKTTVKTTSQTGVEMEAMVATSLAALTVYDMCKAVDKEMIIGDIKLVYKAGGKSGEFVRV
- a CDS encoding OmpA family protein is translated as MKPRKKNNNNEEENIHRWLISYSDFLTLLFTFFVALYALSTVDITKAEKMTTSLRKVFKVIDEPISFEEDRNKAIIEDLRKLLNDISGINIKSDARGVVITFPDALLFSSGSAELKPEAYDALTRIAEKLKEIPGKVAIEGHTDNVPISSSIYKSNWELSAARASSVLHFLLQKGLNPDRFMIAGYGEYRPVASNDTEEGRAKNRRVELIILR
- a CDS encoding flagellar motor protein encodes the protein MDLVALLGLIIGIGAIIAGNIAEGGTTAHLVQAAAAIIVFGGTLGATILSFPLKDIITAFVSLKFIFFSRNVNFEETIETILDLLVIARKRGLLALQEEVDRIDDSFLKRGITYVIDGLSPSIIKESLQQEIYAYEEIIRRAARVYDSAGGFAPTIGIIGAILGLIHVLKNVTDPSKIGIGIATAFVATIYGVGSANLIFIPIAKRIVNKLEDEILLMELMVEGILGIEAGMNPYFLRAKLESFVRERQKERI
- a CDS encoding SDR family oxidoreductase, translating into MLSIKGKVALITGASKGIGLATAEKFAREGANLVLVARSRELLNNLTEKLKTYGANVVSVSADLTKPEEVERAFEVLKDSFQRLDILINNAGRGIFNYIENGSPDEWKEVIDLNLTGLIHCTHLAVKMMIPQRSGHIVNISSVAGRVGIPGWSVYCATKWAVIGFSESIRKELIKYNIRVTVIEPGVVATQWGENMPEEWIKSRGAMRALKAHDIAEAIYYVVTQPEHVSINEILIRPSEQER
- the miaA gene encoding tRNA (adenosine(37)-N6)-dimethylallyltransferase MiaA, producing MKRKILILLGPTGVGKTEVSIRLAKLLNAEIISSDSMQIYKYMDIGTAKPTLEQRKEVVHHMIDIVNPWEYFSTGTYIEKVKKIIEEIFQRNKIPLIVGGTGLYLRAMTEGIFEGPEADWSLRKQLLKEEKTQPGKLYGLLKKVDPDYAKKINPADLRRTIRALEVFFKEQKNITEFHVKLTKPLPYDFIKIGLTRNRKQLYSLIEKRVDEMIKKGLIEEVRNVLNLIKKNAAGDFPLPALQAIGYKEIAGCLADLYSLEEAVRLIKKRTKMYAKRQFTWFKKEKDIMWFDITEIHDPQVIAEKIFQFLV
- a CDS encoding PilZ domain-containing protein; translation: MEETYQRMREFSRVDAVIPLGVRLISPEERQKVKARISGEVSFPHTPSDEPSDKAVAQWIKLINAKLDYLINLWSFRQEGFCELPLTEVNISGGGMSFISDASYNKGDILELKMVLEAPSPVALFLYGEVVKSELINNGYRVAVKFVNIDEDIRDHIVRFVFHRQRQILRQKREL